Proteins from a genomic interval of Candidatus Margulisiibacteriota bacterium:
- a CDS encoding transcriptional regulator: MIKNDREQKKLTQEQVAAGAGVGWRHYQRIEAGEVNPTLCTFLNIANIVSSSPQEMLSQLLQEVDNNI, from the coding sequence ATTATCAAAAATGACCGTGAACAAAAAAAATTAACTCAAGAACAGGTCGCTGCTGGGGCAGGAGTTGGGTGGAGACATTACCAAAGAATAGAAGCTGGAGAAGTAAACCCGACATTATGTACTTTTCTTAACATAGCTAATATTGTTAGCAGTTCGCCTCAAGAAATGCTTTCACAATTACTTCAAGAAGTAGATAATAATATCTAA